A region of Eschrichtius robustus isolate mEscRob2 chromosome 19, mEscRob2.pri, whole genome shotgun sequence DNA encodes the following proteins:
- the LOC137752486 gene encoding LOW QUALITY PROTEIN: zinc finger protein 320-like (The sequence of the model RefSeq protein was modified relative to this genomic sequence to represent the inferred CDS: substituted 3 bases at 3 genomic stop codons), which produces MRPGLPPPPAPRWKRSAPATPPGGPASNRGRNFQRTWKRRRRRQGHKTQVLDRGVDSPSAPPPASPSRPLEGSAGRPAPGEAASSPRSWGSAEPAPLLRPPPSLPAPLSSPPPQEQLTFKDVAIDFSQEGWECLDPAQRALYRDVMLETXRNPISVDISLIRVIQQLQPKTNSDTGEVFQTVMLGRSESHEIKHFYLREIQENIYDFEFQQRDDERNYKVMPITHNKNLSDGRHCHCRRDAGIKPIGNRLGLCFQDELHIMRNQKAHSKRPYKCNECNETFFNSSNLTRYQRIHTGAKLSKCDICGKIFGRNSHLVGHQESHVVEKCYKCNECGKTFSPGLXLTQHQIIHSGEKPYKCDVCGKVFSRNSVLANLQRIHTEEKPYTNECGKTFNHCSNLIRYQKIHTGKKLYKCDMCSKVFSRNSNLAIHWRVHTGEKPYKCNECGKVFRLKPHLRIHRRVHTGENPFKCSDCGKAFSQNSHLTSHWRVHFVKKPFKCIACAKTFTQVSTLTTHQKIHTXEKPYKYDICLEGLQNSNFKVHTLHLTCHQRIHNGKKPYKCNDCLNVFSQNLYLMTYQIIHTGEKPFKCNECGKSLSVLSSLTYQMVHTGERP; this is translated from the exons ACCtgggctccctcctcctcccgctcCTCGTTGGAAGCGCTCCGCCCCGGCCACGCCCCCCGGAGGCCCTGCTTCTAATCGCGGGCGCAATTTCCAGAGGACCTGGAAGCGGAGACGGCGGAGACAGGGTCATAAGACACAGG TCCTTGACCGCGGGGTGGATTCGCCctccgccccacccccagcctcgccCTCTCGGCCCCTGGAGGGCAGCGCCGGCCGCCCCGCTCCCGGCGAGGCCGCGTCCTCTCCCCGGTCCTGGGGTTCTGCAGAGCCCGCCCCTCTCCTgagaccccctccctccctcccagcccctctgtCCTCGCCTCCTCCTCAG GAACAGCTGACTTTCAAAGATGTGGCCATCGATTTCTCTCAGGAGGGGTGGGAATGCCTGGACCCTGCTCAGAGGGCCTTGTACAGGGACGTGATGTTGGAGACGTAAAGGAACCCGATCTCCGTGG ATATCTCTCTCATACGTGTGATCCAGCAGTTACAACCAAAAACGAACAGTGATACAGGAGAAGTATTCCAAACAGTGATGTTGGGAAGATCTGAAAGTCATGAAATCAAACATTTTTACCTCAGGGAAATCCAGGAAAATATATATGACTTTGAGTTTCAGCAGAgagatgatgaaagaaattataaagtgaTGCCTATAACCCATAACAAAAATCTCTCTGATGGAAGACATTGCCATTGTAGACGGGATGCAGGAATCAAGCCCATTGGAAATAGGCTTGGATTATGCTTTCAGGATGAACTCCATATAATGAGAA ACCAGAAAGCGCACAGCAAAAGACCTTACAAATGTAACGAGTGTAACGAAACCTTCTTTAACAGCTCAAACCTCACTAGATATCAGAGAATCCACACAGGAGCGAAATTATCTAAATGTGATATATGTGGTAAAATCTTTGGTCGAAATTCACACCTTGTGGGTCATCAGGAAAGTCATGTTgtagaaaaatgttacaaatgtaatgagtgtggcaaAACCTTTAGTCCTGGCCTATAGCTCACTCAACATCAAATAATCCATTCaggagagaaaccatataaaTGTGATGTATGTGGCAAAGTCTTCAGTCGAAATTCAGTCCTTGCAAATCTTCAGCGAATTCACACCGAAGAGAAACCGTATACAAATGAGTGTGGAAAAACCTTTAATCACTGCTCAAACCTCATTAGATATCAGAAAATTCATAcaggaaagaaattatataaatgtgATATGTGTAGCAAAGTCTTCAGTCGTAATTCAAACCTTGCAATTCATTGGAGggttcatactggagagaaaccttataaatgtaatgagtgtggcaaGGTCTTTCGTCTAAAACCACATCTTCGAATTCATCGGAGGGTTCATACTGGAGAGAATCCTTTCAAATGTAGTGATTGTGGCAAAGCCTTCAGTCAAAATTCACACCTTACAAGTCATTGGAGAGTACATTTTGTAAAGAAACCTTTCAAGTGTATTGCGTGTGCAAAAACCTTTACTCAGGTCTCAACCCTCACTACACATCAGAAAATCCATACATGAGAGAAACCATATAAATATGATATATGTTTGGAAGGTCTTCAAAATTCAAACTTCAAAGTTCACACCTTACA CCTCACTtgccatcagagaattcataatggaaagaaaccttacaaatgtaatgaCTGTCTCAATGTGTTTAGTCAAAATTTATACCTTATGACCTACCAAATTAttcatacaggagagaaaccttttaaatgtaatgagtgtggcaaATCCTTGAGTGTGCTTTCAAGCCTAACTTATCAGATGGTCCATACTGGTGAAAGACCTTGA